One segment of Panicum virgatum strain AP13 chromosome 3K, P.virgatum_v5, whole genome shotgun sequence DNA contains the following:
- the LOC120700586 gene encoding uncharacterized protein LOC120700586, producing MSGRDKDIVWEHGENFYPGWRCKYCNTQKAGGGATRLKQHLAHRGAEVVHCRNVPPDVREYFQRDIEKARKATAERARERLRREKAAAEGNYPGEEEDEETQLQRALDQSRAEAVYRRGVEQRGGVYEHGGDSGSTRGNPLQRMLRRATSQRESPAVEDYNVASGGRRGMTQQRIDTGSWTQKGRNAKEAIGKAWSKFFHFAGVPGRQADNPYFVSAVRETQKWGEGIASPTGRDIDGKYLDQNEQDLKTRYVKFRKDWPLFGVTLMCDSWTGPTRMSVINFLIYCNGVMWFHKSIDASGRTQDSTYLLREIRKVVDEIGPENVVHIVTDNGSNYKKACKALGEVYEHILWTPCLAHTVNLMLKDIARRPEHSGTIKQCKRISNWLHNHGQLNTMMRNAIGGELVKWNATRFGTNYMFLESIYRKRDRFMQWMASTEFLQSKWADTEDGRFTHSRFSNLEWWDGLKYVIDTVQAIYKFLRFADQDKRPNMCEVVMSYQNTRQELQSFFGNNVSTRDEYLKVMDDRMRDLFIGTYVGPAAVLNPRYSYTMEPTQEMFRGLKDTFERMTDVQSAVQALQELEVFRQKVGEFGSEMAMRNLTSWSMSTTTFVCD from the exons atgtcAGGTAGAGATAAAGATATTGTATGGGAACATGGTGAAAATTTTTATCCCGGATGGCGGTGCAAGTATTGTAATACGCAGAaagcaggaggtggtgcgactagattgaaacaacatttggctcaccgcggggcggaggtggtccattgcaggaatgtgccgCCAGATGTGCGGGAGTATTTTCAGCGTGACATTGAGAAGGCTAGGAAGGCAACTGCTGAACGGgctcgagagaggttgagacgggagaaggctgcagcggagggaaactatcccggtgaagaagaagatgaggagactCAGCTGCAGCGTGCCTTGGACCAatcgagagcggaagcagtgtaccgacggggggtggaacagagaggaggtgtaTACGAGCATGGAGGGGatagtggttcgacgagggggaatcCTTTGCAGAGGATGTTGCGTAGGGCAacttcgcagagggagagtcctgCGGTGGAGGATTATAACGTGGCATccggtgggagaagaggaatgaccCAACAAAGaattgatacaggctcctggacgcagaagggtagaaatgcaaaggaagctattggtaaagcttggtcaaagtttttccattttgcgggagtacctggaagacaggctgacaaTCCTTACTTTGTCAGCGCGGTcagggagacacagaagtggg gtgaaggtatcgcatcaccaactggacgggatattgatggcaagtaccttgatcagaacgagcaagacttgaagacgaggtacgtaaagtttcggaaagactggcccttatttggcgtcacgttgatgtgtgattcatggactgggccgacgaggatgagtgtcatcaactttttgatatacTGCAATGGAGTCATGTGGTTCCACAAGTCTATTGATGCGAGTGGAAGAACTCAAGATAGCACATATTTGCTTAGG gagattcgaaaggtggtggacgagattggaccggagaatgtcgtgcaTATAGTCACCGATAATGGCTCGAATTACAAGAAAGCTTGCAAGGCACTAGGAGAGGTGTATGAACACATTCTTTGGacaccttgtctagcacacaccgtcaatttgatgttgaaggatatagctcgaaggccCGAACATTCTGGTACGATCAAGCAATGCAAGCGAATTTCTaattggttacacaatcatggtcagttgaatacaatgatgaggaacgcaatcggtggtgagttggtcaagtggaatgccactcgatttggaaccaaTTACATGTTCTTAGAGAGCATATatcggaaacgtgatcgtttcatgcagtggatggcatctactgagtttttacaaagcaaatgggcaGATACCGAAGATGGTCGATTTACTCATTCCAGGTTTTCAAATTTGGAGTGGTGGGACGGATTGAAAtatgtcatcgacacagttcaagcaatatacaagttccttcgcttcgctgatcaggacaagCGGCCCAACATGTGCGAAGTCGTGATGTCGTACCAGAATACGAGACAGGAGCTGCAATCTTTCTTTGGAAATAATGTTTCCACTCGGGACGAGTATCTTAAGGTTATGGACGATAGGATGCGTGACCTTTTCATAGGCACGTATGTGGGTCCAG ctgctgtcctaaatccgaggtatTCATACACGATGgaaccaactcaagaaatgttccGTGGACTCAAGGATACTTTTGAGCGCATGACGGATGTCCAGAGCGCCGTGCAGGCATTGCAGGAGCTTGAGgtgtttcggcagaaggttGGCGAGTTTGGCAGTGAAATGGCAATGAGAAACTTAACAAGCTggtctatgtcaactacaaccttcgtCTGCGACTAg